In the Arachis stenosperma cultivar V10309 chromosome 8, arast.V10309.gnm1.PFL2, whole genome shotgun sequence genome, GGAAGACAGGTTCTACAAGTCCAATAGAGCTCACACATACCTCGGCAACCCTACGAATGAGGCTGAGATTTTTCCAAACATGTTGAAGTTCGCCGAGGGTTGTGGAATACCAGCAGCACGTGTGACGAAGAAGGAAGATCTTAGAGCCGCAATCAAGAAGATGCTGGACACGCCCGGCCCTTACCTTCTTGATGTGATTGTGCCTCATCAAGAGCATGTCTTGCCAATGATCCCAAGTAATGGATCCTTCAATGATGTGATTACTGAGGGTGATGGAAGAACTAAATACTGATGGTTTTGTATTATGGTATGCTTATTATCATAAATCTAAGTTTTTGACATGTTGTAAGCATCATAGTTTGTTGTAGTAAAACTAGTGCTTTGGTTAGCAACGTTAGttactttccttttcttcaagtAGTACTGTAGTAGTAACCAGACAGTGGCATGTATTTGTTGTATGTCATCTTTGTTTCACTCTTACTTTTTTGCTATGGTGAGAGAATGAAGTGATATTTATTAGAGTAAATATATTAGAAGCTTATATAAAATTTCGTATTAGCCTAAAACTTGCACGATTTCTTCTTTTAATGCTAGGGAAACAAtaacttaaaattattttatttaacttaacatctataattttatgtatattatatttaatattattcaattattCTAGTAGTAAttaatcaatataaaaataaaataaatagtaattAAAGAATACAAAATAACGTTTCTTTGGGCTATCTTGGTTGGGTTGAATACATGTTTAAAATTTACATTCCTTGGTTTTGATTATAACCTTGGAACTATGACGAGACAATGAAGCATTTTATTAAAATGGTATGAAGATGTCAAGTAGGATGAATCTAATAGAATCTGTTTGCATTCATTTGGTAATAACATTATCCTCATTCATTGCACTATTTTATGAGGTTAGGACATAAATGGTCCCTTCAACATTTAATGGAAATCATGTCTTTTGTCTTCAAGCAAAACAAATTAGCCACTAAATGTTCAAACACTTTTGAAGTTGAATCAAGTTGCCAACACTGAatagtgaataatgtgtcaactACCATGACCACTTGGTATCATGAATGAATGGTCATTGTTTGCAAATATGATAGGAATCTAAGAGTTTGGTTGCTAAATCAATAAGCATACACGTGCATTTCCAAAACAGGATAAGAGCTTTTTGTGGTAGTAATTGAGACTAAATTCCCATTTTGGTCCCTGATATTCACGCGATTACTTATTTTGGTCTCCGAAATTCAAAATTACCTATACTGGTCCTCCAGATTTAAGTTTGGGCACCAATATGGTCCCTCAACTCTTTTCGGTGATGATTAGGCAAATGGAGTGCTGAGATGACACCTTTCCTGTCATGTTGGACGCTGTCACGGCTAGCTGACTTGGCGAGAGTTGTATTTGTATCCAATTTAGTCCTTGAAATCctaattatcttattatttatcTGAGTTATAATGACAAAGTTTTAATAAGAGGGGACTAAATTGGATACAAATACAACTCTTGCCATATTAACTAGCCGTTACAGCGTCCAATGCGATAGGAAAAGTGTCATCTCAGCACTTCATTTGCCTAATCATCACCGGAAAGAGTCGAGGGACCATATTGGTGTCCAAACTTGAATCTGGAGGACCAGTATAGGTAATTTTGAATTTCGGGGACCAAAATGAGTAATCGCGTGAATCTCAGGACCAAAATGAGGATTTAGTCTAGTAATTGAACAAGGTACCTTAGAATTTATATCAAGACATAATAAATCTTAAAAACCATTCAATTGTTATTGGAAAGGGTTGGATTTAGAATCCAAACTAAAGTTTGAATTAAGTTATTACTACTTCCATCAGTTGTTATGTGTTATTAAAATACAGTCCAAAAATAACACTTAAAGAGTGAACAGAGCAAGTAACTAACAAATGCAAGCACAAATGATTAGAAATATAATATGCATCCAAACCAAGAATAAATGATTTGCTATCTGTACTTGTTATACTTTATTGAATCTACAAAGTAGGCATGGATATCAATTTTGCTCTCAATTGTTTCTAAATTATTAATCACAAAGTAAAGTACATCTTCTCACTCATTCAAATACCTGAGAAGAAGTAGCTGAGGAAGTATCAAAGGATTTCTTCCTCACCAAGAGGCAAGTGATGATTTTTGAAGGGTTGGAATGAGTGTTATCAAGGCTACAAACAACGAAATCTGGCCGGTGAAGTGCGAGCCGGAGACTATCCTTTCCGACCACCAACGCAGACGCATCAAGCAGGACATGCCAACTGTTCCTGTGAGCCTCAGAAATCCAATGCATTGTTCCATTCACATCTGCTAGAAAAGAGAACAACCCTTTCAAGCTGATCTTACACTTCCTCCTAAAGTTCTGGCTCAGCTGTGAACCCTTGATCCTCAAATCAAGCCAAGCTTTCGGCGCGAGAATCACCTTTGACTCCTTAAAAGAAGCGAATTCGCGTATGCAATCTTCTTCTTCGCCAAGAGTTGTCATGTAGTAGTTACCCTTAACAAAAGGGTAGCTTTCTCCAACCAACATCATAGCATCCTTGTAACTTGGAGTGAAGAGAACAAGATACTCATCATCCGGCAAGCCGCAATGCTTCAAAACCTTGTTTGTAACTTGGATTTCCGGGATTGAGATAAAACTTCCATGGAATGAAGTTTTCTTGTTGAGAATGTCTAGTAGCCTCGACGGCTCCAACTGCGCTCGATCCATTTCAGGGAGATTGCTTCCAAACAGATACATAGAAGACTCTCTAGGAGTCCCTATTGGCGACTTTCCTCGATCATCTTGTGTGCATTCTGAAGGCTCCTCATTGATGATGAAGCTAGACAAGTCTATTCCATTTCCATCTCCTTGAATTAGGCCTCCATATTCCGGATACTTTGCGAGCACATATTGCTCAACATACTCCATTTCTTTCTGTGTGATCGGACCAGAAAATCTAAGGTCAATTCCCATAGTTGATATGGCCTCAGCTATGATGTGAGGAGGAATCACTGCATGGCGTTTCTGTTTCCAGTACCAAAACCAATACAGAACCATTAGTTAGCCTTCAATGAACACAAAACTACGATGCAATACAACATTTAGAAACTAAGAATCTGATAAATAATTTACCTTTATGACCATACTGTTTGATTTAGAACTACTATCTGCTATTAATTTGTGTATAGGAAAATTCTTAGTTTCCTTGACTTCATTTTCCATAATCTCCTGAATAAGGTGAAAGAATTCAGAATTAGAATTATTCAAAAGCTTTTTAGCAGTTTGAAATAGAAACTCACAtgaactatataaaaacaatagCTTTGAATTGTGAACACTTTACCTCAGATCCTCCATGCTCTGTGCTGTTAGTTCCCATAATATTAGCAATATCAATTTGTGATCATAAAAGTTTGAAATTTCTAGAAAACTTAATTACATTGAAATTGAAGGAGGTTTGAATAGAACATGAAAACAATCACTTTGGAAAATGAAGCAAGAAACAAGTGTAAGAATGTGAAAccctaaaaaaaaaatcacttagATGAATCTAATGgcaaaataataaagaaatcaagtgaagtatatatttatatatgaggTGATGATGAAATGGTGAATAGTATTATCCTCTTGcacattaatattattattctcAGGAATTATTCTTTTGTACCTATAATAATTAACATTATTATTTgttataagaatttaatttcgATGCACTATtagtgtaaaataattttacacgtGCATCTGATAATGCAATGCCACATCAATCAAAATAACTGCATTTTCTATTGACGGTGTAAATGATCatctaaaaaaatagatataattataTAACTGTATTACActcagtgcatcaaaattaatttcttataacaaataataatacTTTACACAGTCGTGCAATCataatgatttttttgaataattattcacacgataaatataaaaataattatttttactaataaaaCAGTTTTATATTGACTaacaatacattaaaattaaattcacaCTAAGccttaatttaaaatttggacctggttattattattatggtaTCAATTGAAATTTAGAACAACACGTTAGGAGAATATTCTGGAGGTGCAAGTTTGGAATGGCAACAACAtcacaatatataaaatttgttaATGGCAAAGAAACGTCAGTGTGGGAATTTTATATGTTGGATGGAAAATGACCATTTGAGAACCTTTTGATGAAAAAGTCAAACAAAGCCTTGCcttcattttcattttgaatcACTTTGCTAAGCATAAGCTGgttaagataattttttttaccattGGTGTCTAAATCATGCTATTACTGTTAGGAATTCTGATATAATCCAGGTttgatttgtgattttttttaatggaTAAAAAAAATCAGTCTTCTAAATAAGAAATAAGAatgtatatttaaatataaaaaaacaattttttttatattgaatttaaaaCAGTTTTATACGTATATCTAGTCTCGCATTGTCACGTTAACAAAAATATCTATCTTTTTTATTGACCACGTGAATGATAATCTAAAAGAACCGATGTAATTGAATGAcgatttatatttataatcaaacttcataaataatataataaattaaatttatatatataatttaaatataataaaagtataaaatacaaaatactgattgattttttatattcatgAAAAGTTTGATGCTGCTGTAAAAATGTGATTATTTTCTTGTGAaaagtttattattttgtttgaaAACATTTTATTAGTTtggtaattaaatattttgttaaaatatgtaaaatatatataaatatactcAAATATGTAATATTGGTTTCTGGTGTTCAAtgaaacatttttatttaaaactcATTCAAGAAACAGGTAGAAAATGAATTTACGTATTATTTGACTGATTCGGTGTTAAATGTAAgtaaagaagaaatgaaatttATAGAAACATTATTTGAAAGAATTGTAGGCTTGTAGCAAACAACCTGAACAAAATTAATAGGATGGAAATGTGATTAGGTAAAATATGAAATCAACTTCCACTCAAGAGAGGTTAggtatatttaaaaataatgagACAAAACTTTTGAACTTTACCAAAACAATTATCAACtagaaaactaaagaaaaaaaattaaaaaacggtggtgaataaaaaaaataaagaattagcTAATAAATATCTTATAAggcaatttttaaaaaaataatatattcaatgaatttaaaatataaaaaacctTGTTTCAATAAGAAAATTCTTTTTCTACTTAACCACTAAACCCAAaactatattataaaaaaaggtAATATAACATGTTGCCCACACCTCCCGCAAACTAGATTGTTTTCCTCCTAAAACAAAACTATATTAAGATATATATAGGTCTTGTAGGGGATTTGACCTTCCATATTAATTGTTTTGGACTTCGGAACAAACCAATTATAGTCTTCAAAGATTAATAAGAAAAAACCAACCAATACAATATAAATCAACGTAATCTTTGCTAAGAAAGATGAGAATATGCCGCTTAGAGATGCCTTAAGAAGAAGACTATATATGGACAAGAACGAGGTGGTCACAagtaatatatttaatattaccAAGTCACATATGCATTAACATAAAAACAATTTTGTGAGTGACGGAATGGTTCCAGTGAGCATTGTTGGTTGTCCACGGTATCTTTTGACCAGTAAGGTCAAGCACTAATTTATCGTAGATAAGAATTTTATTTAAGTTTATTAATGACAAATGCATAAAGTGAGATTAGAACTCCCAATATTTAAACGGACTAATAAACTAATTCTTAGTAGACATTATTGATTTGAGGTAGGCTCTATTTAATTTAGAAATGATTTGGATGCTGCAATCAGCAATAGGCATTAGGCAATTTTCCCATTTGCTTTATTGCATTAAATTATTGcattaaattaaataacacTCTTAATAAATGAAAATTGTGTGACTTTTTACTGAAAATAATGTACAATTTATTAGATGAATGCTAATgaattctaaaataaataggAATGCAATGTTCTTTATAAAATAACCTACTATTAGaagtaaaaattaaatcatgtgcTCCTTTTTTAGCAAATTATTAGAATTTTATCTACAACATTAACAAAGTCTTATCCCACTAAATAGGATCGACTACATGAATTAAACAATGTCATTAAATTCTATCATGTATCATGTAAATAAAAAGACTATTATCTAAAACGACACCATTATTTTTAGAACTTAtctaaaataagataattttatgAATTAGATACAACTCATCCTTAAACACccattaataaataaaaaagtattgcACTTTTTGTTAAACAAAGTTTACCTCtttatttatcatattttatattaataattcaaatttaatattttattttttatctttaatagttaattttttgtttttagttgccCACAGAATTTTTTCAATTCGACAGACTAAGGACTAATTGGTTATGGGTTTGAactccatttaagggtttgcGGCTAGTCAATAGGTTATTGCTGTATGCACAAGACAAAATTTAAACTCTCGACACTTACTTAAACAGACAAGTGAACTGACCATTCGACCAACCCGAATTAGTTGTagcaaattaattttaaagagcATTACACTTCTTATTTTCTCTTGTACGCAGTAGCATACGCCTGAAATACTATTTTAATAAGAAATTTACTTGTTCGTCTTCGTCtgatataattttaattgtttCCAAGTCCTAACGTCTGTATAAATAGGGTATAATGTGACAGCAAAAAGTAGCTTACAATTTGTACAAGAAGCATGCTAGGAATAACCCTGGTCgtgcatcatcatcatcatcaaacccAAGATTGcttcaaaaaacaaaatgcaTGGTTACGTTGAACTGTGTACCCTAAGAGGAAATTATGGCACTTCAAGATCAGAGTCACTTTCAATTCCACAAGATTCTGCCTAGAATGGATACGACCAATAGTGTTATCAATCACCAATCAAGTATCAATTTTCACCATAAATCATGTTAAACAACAAAATCATGT is a window encoding:
- the LOC130943442 gene encoding uncharacterized protein LOC130943442, producing the protein MGTNSTEHGGSEEIMENEVKETKNFPIHKLIADSSSKSNSMVIKKRHAVIPPHIIAEAISTMGIDLRFSGPITQKEMEYVEQYVLAKYPEYGGLIQGDGNGIDLSSFIINEEPSECTQDDRGKSPIGTPRESSMYLFGSNLPEMDRAQLEPSRLLDILNKKTSFHGSFISIPEIQVTNKVLKHCGLPDDEYLVLFTPSYKDAMMLVGESYPFVKGNYYMTTLGEEEDCIREFASFKESKVILAPKAWLDLRIKGSQLSQNFRRKCKISLKGLFSFLADVNGTMHWISEAHRNSWHVLLDASALVVGKDSLRLALHRPDFVVCSLDNTHSNPSKIITCLLVRKKSFDTSSATSSQVFE